Proteins from a single region of Segatella copri:
- a CDS encoding DUF6492 family protein, translating into MDKKVAIITQSYKNDFKECKLLCDSMDKFAPEIDHFIFVNDEDLEMFMCLQYGKHVVLKKSLVLPWFLIRVPWKMLGHHFHVSLLTIPVREWIIQQICKLGVFKVIGNEYEAVFNIDSETVFMKPFDLKMWKKNGKYLMYRVKNVNEPSHDDYCHAAVKLLNWQGTYEDISFYNYMNTPVCFVRENTEKLLREIAKNYWMHSWKLALCNTYRFSEYYTYAIFTDKLLDMENHFLIDYHVFPQIDISECSGIVEFKEKMKQSLSDDKAVGLWLQKKDRKLLADKYLNFEEIEKVIKESWTQFL; encoded by the coding sequence ATGGATAAAAAAGTTGCAATTATTACACAGTCGTATAAAAACGATTTTAAAGAGTGTAAGCTTCTATGTGACAGTATGGATAAGTTTGCACCTGAGATAGATCATTTTATCTTTGTGAACGATGAAGATTTAGAGATGTTTATGTGCTTGCAATATGGTAAGCACGTTGTTTTAAAGAAGTCCTTGGTACTTCCCTGGTTCTTGATTCGTGTTCCTTGGAAGATGTTGGGACATCATTTTCATGTGAGTTTGCTGACAATTCCTGTTCGAGAGTGGATAATTCAACAGATTTGTAAGTTGGGTGTATTTAAAGTGATAGGCAATGAGTATGAGGCAGTTTTTAATATAGATTCAGAGACAGTATTCATGAAGCCTTTTGATTTGAAAATGTGGAAGAAAAATGGTAAATATCTAATGTATCGTGTAAAGAATGTGAATGAACCAAGTCATGATGATTATTGCCATGCGGCGGTAAAACTTCTAAATTGGCAAGGTACGTATGAGGATATAAGCTTTTATAACTATATGAATACCCCAGTATGCTTTGTACGCGAGAATACAGAAAAACTTCTCAGAGAAATAGCAAAAAACTATTGGATGCACAGTTGGAAGTTGGCCTTATGTAATACTTATCGATTTAGCGAATACTATACTTATGCTATATTTACAGATAAACTGTTAGATATGGAAAATCATTTTTTGATAGATTATCATGTCTTTCCGCAGATTGATATCTCTGAATGTTCGGGTATCGTTGAGTTTAAAGAAAAGATGAAGCAGTCACTTTCTGACGATAAAGCTGTTGGCTTATGGCTTCAGAAAAAAGACAGAAAACTTCTTGCGGACAAATATTTAAATTTCGAAGAAATTGAGAAAGTTATAAAAGAAAGCTGGACTCAATTTCTATAA
- a CDS encoding glycosyltransferase family 4 protein has translation MVVKYIDSKDSLNVLFLGVSKKTKGGMTAVLVSYDKYIENMRFIPTWKLGNKLVKSWYALQALVRTWFLLTFDKRIKIVHIHGAANASFDRCKLFIRLAKKCGKKVILHEHAADFVEYYHGAEDKKGITDTLKMCDSLIVLSQSWKEYFSSIGMDKGKIHVLNNIVSPPEIASDKHTEDGKLHLMYMGEISKRKGGFDLLKAIVDNKEYFADKLLLRMGGNEVDGDIKVYIRENGLESFVTYEGWIAGQKKIDCLNWEDVYILPSYNEGLPIAILEAMAYSHPIISTPVGGIPEIIKSGENGILVKPGDTAAIADAIKFYIENRDAIKKHGNNAFNVVQDFFPKKVFGDLKALYLKMLSNKNE, from the coding sequence ATGGTCGTAAAATATATAGATAGCAAAGATTCTTTAAATGTCTTATTCTTAGGTGTTTCAAAGAAAACGAAGGGTGGTATGACTGCAGTTCTTGTATCTTATGATAAGTATATTGAGAACATGCGTTTTATTCCAACTTGGAAGTTGGGTAATAAGTTGGTGAAGTCTTGGTATGCTCTGCAGGCATTGGTGCGAACTTGGTTCTTACTGACTTTTGACAAACGTATAAAAATCGTGCATATACACGGAGCAGCTAATGCTTCGTTTGATAGGTGTAAGTTATTTATTCGTCTTGCCAAGAAATGTGGCAAAAAGGTGATTCTGCATGAGCATGCAGCTGACTTCGTTGAGTATTATCATGGAGCAGAAGATAAAAAAGGTATTACTGATACATTGAAAATGTGTGATTCCTTAATTGTATTGTCGCAATCATGGAAAGAGTATTTTTCATCCATCGGAATGGACAAAGGCAAAATCCATGTTCTTAACAACATCGTGTCACCTCCTGAGATAGCTTCAGATAAACATACTGAAGATGGTAAGTTGCATCTGATGTATATGGGGGAAATTAGCAAGCGAAAAGGAGGGTTCGACTTGTTGAAGGCTATTGTGGACAATAAGGAGTATTTTGCCGATAAGCTATTACTTCGTATGGGAGGTAATGAGGTTGATGGTGATATCAAGGTGTATATTCGTGAGAATGGCTTGGAATCTTTTGTAACCTATGAAGGCTGGATTGCAGGGCAGAAGAAGATAGATTGTTTGAATTGGGAAGATGTGTATATCTTGCCATCCTACAACGAGGGGTTGCCTATTGCTATACTTGAAGCTATGGCGTATAGTCATCCTATCATATCCACCCCGGTTGGTGGTATACCTGAGATTATTAAGTCTGGTGAAAATGGTATCTTGGTCAAGCCTGGTGATACTGCAGCCATTGCTGATGCTATCAAGTTTTATATTGAAAATCGTGATGCGATTAAAAAACATGGCAATAATGCTTTCAATGTAGTACAGGACTTTTTCCCCAAAAAAGTATTTGGAGATTTGAAAGCATTGTATTTGAAAATGCTGAGTAATAAAAATGAATAA
- a CDS encoding N-acetylmuramoyl-L-alanine amidase has translation MKNQRKIDLIVVHCSATRINQDFPVEALEACHKARGFHSIGYHYYITKDGVVYPCRPESEVGAHARHYNAHSIGICYEGGLDEKGKPVDTRTPAQKASLEDLLYSLVLDYPDAEILGHRDLPWVRKSCPCFDVKEWLKEIDFHL, from the coding sequence ATGAAGAATCAAAGAAAAATCGATTTGATCGTGGTACATTGCAGTGCCACACGTATTAACCAGGACTTCCCAGTAGAAGCCTTAGAAGCCTGCCACAAGGCCCGTGGTTTCCACTCCATCGGTTACCACTATTACATTACGAAGGATGGCGTGGTCTATCCCTGCCGTCCAGAAAGCGAGGTGGGCGCTCACGCCCGCCACTACAACGCCCATAGCATCGGTATCTGCTACGAGGGTGGTCTCGACGAGAAAGGCAAGCCTGTCGATACTCGCACTCCAGCCCAGAAAGCATCTCTGGAAGATCTCCTCTACAGTCTCGTCCTCGACTATCCCGATGCCGAGATTCTAGGTCATCGTGACCTTCCCTGGGTTCGCAAGAGCTGTCCTTGCTTCGATGTCAAGGAATGGCTGAAGGAAATCGACTTCCATCTCTAG
- a CDS encoding smalltalk protein, which translates to MKKETIQKVINFVITVLTAVLSSFCVQSCK; encoded by the coding sequence ATGAAAAAGGAAACAATCCAGAAAGTCATCAACTTCGTCATCACCGTCCTCACTGCCGTCCTCAGCTCCTTCTGTGTGCAGAGCTGCAAGTGA
- a CDS encoding HU family DNA-binding protein produces MLLYVLKLNQNAKMPEAYGKYYAYPVITQTVDIDGLAEHMASHNTPFSKGAIKGMITDMVSCIKELTLQGFAVKIDDLAIFSIGIRNKEGAASEKEFTIAKNIDGFRLRARGTGEFSAKTINLEATLKKASALLGDGTTPDTTPDTGKDTGKDTPGGGNTDQGGSGTTEEGGGDGLE; encoded by the coding sequence ATGTTGCTTTACGTACTAAAACTAAATCAGAACGCCAAGATGCCAGAGGCATACGGCAAGTATTACGCCTATCCAGTCATCACTCAGACGGTAGACATCGACGGCCTGGCCGAACACATGGCTAGCCACAACACTCCTTTCTCTAAGGGAGCCATCAAGGGCATGATTACCGATATGGTATCGTGCATCAAGGAACTCACCTTGCAGGGTTTCGCTGTGAAGATTGACGACCTCGCCATCTTCTCCATCGGCATCCGCAACAAGGAGGGAGCCGCCTCAGAGAAGGAGTTCACCATCGCCAAGAACATCGACGGTTTCCGTCTCCGTGCTCGTGGCACCGGTGAGTTCAGCGCCAAGACCATCAACCTCGAAGCTACGCTGAAGAAGGCCTCTGCTCTGTTAGGTGATGGCACCACCCCGGATACCACCCCGGATACGGGGAAGGATACCGGAAAGGATACCCCTGGTGGTGGCAACACCGACCAGGGCGGTAGCGGAACCACTGAAGAAGGAGGAGGTGACGGCTTAGAGTAG
- a CDS encoding DUF4248 domain-containing protein produces MDLRSYTKQELALLYFPDSDPDVARAHLMRWIVRCTQLYEQLQKSGYNKSCKEFNPLQVSYIFFHLGEP; encoded by the coding sequence ATGGATTTACGAAGTTACACCAAGCAGGAGTTAGCCCTGCTCTATTTTCCGGATTCCGACCCGGACGTGGCAAGAGCCCATCTGATGAGATGGATAGTAAGATGCACCCAGCTCTACGAGCAGTTGCAGAAGAGTGGATACAACAAGAGCTGCAAGGAGTTCAATCCTCTGCAAGTATCCTATATTTTCTTTCATTTAGGAGAACCCTGA
- a CDS encoding VapE domain-containing protein, whose protein sequence is MNINIFNGYQSTVPAVIKFQQMVDIIRSDKQLAELTKRYRITHQREYKSQCYCFSVTCVFQGGKAKKDIIEVTGVGFSDFDHVPKEKLAKLCAKLREDRHTLFFHITASGEGLRVLYRYEMKTGMTLEEQMKFYPTAFRHGNQYFSDLLGVEYDEHCCNLGRLMGAAYDPDAFFRPDAEPFSYDWLVARQQEKTLQDNATARLRREVKKIDRLYEDKLAKELEHEMKTYVAGSKNEYVSCLAYKLNAFGFSADAALEFIRQEFPDYERPKAAVDSCYRQTEEHGKRKHELQPRRHEAGKSASVNDIIQFLGEHVDLRYNQITMRVEYRMKEEGDGKGEDSSASGLWQIINDRAVNTLWSEMSKTNRAAVQDFFRVIESNYVQPFNPFTDYLNSLPEWHEGDTDYIQQLADSVTVKGGEEQQKLWTCYLRKWLVGMLAGWTLDDVVNNVIIVLIGAQGSGKSTWIAMLLPSELRQYFYTKTNASRLSKDDLLVLATYGLMLCEELDTMKPSELNQLKAAVTMLTIDERAAYAHYPEHRPHIASFAATGNNVQFLSDPTGNRRWLPFEVESIQSPREHPFDYPNIYAQALHLLRSGFRYWFTQQEIIELNLHNHKFEAPRLERELVALYFALPTEEQHGIFMTASRALQIIGAGISQKLSAVYVGRAFCELGFHKVRVNHCWGYLVIERDGDMIKAQQVHLAMEAEDDYSQQDTDPDLPF, encoded by the coding sequence ATGAACATTAACATTTTCAATGGCTACCAGTCTACAGTGCCTGCTGTCATCAAGTTCCAGCAAATGGTGGACATCATCAGGAGCGACAAGCAGCTCGCCGAACTGACGAAGCGTTACCGCATCACGCACCAGAGGGAGTACAAGAGCCAGTGCTACTGCTTCTCCGTGACCTGCGTCTTCCAGGGTGGCAAGGCGAAGAAGGATATCATCGAGGTGACGGGCGTCGGATTTTCTGACTTCGACCATGTGCCAAAGGAGAAACTAGCCAAACTCTGCGCCAAGCTGAGAGAGGACAGACACACTTTGTTCTTCCACATCACCGCTTCGGGCGAGGGACTGCGCGTGCTCTATCGCTATGAGATGAAAACGGGAATGACGCTGGAGGAGCAGATGAAGTTCTATCCCACGGCCTTCCGTCATGGCAACCAGTATTTCTCCGACCTGCTGGGCGTGGAGTACGACGAGCATTGCTGCAACCTGGGCAGACTGATGGGTGCCGCCTACGACCCTGATGCCTTCTTCCGTCCCGACGCCGAACCTTTCAGCTACGACTGGCTGGTGGCACGACAGCAGGAGAAGACCTTGCAGGATAATGCCACGGCCCGATTGCGACGGGAGGTGAAGAAGATTGACCGTCTCTACGAAGACAAGCTTGCCAAGGAACTGGAACATGAGATGAAGACTTATGTGGCGGGCAGCAAGAATGAGTATGTATCGTGCCTCGCCTACAAGCTCAATGCCTTCGGTTTCTCTGCCGATGCAGCCCTGGAGTTCATCCGTCAGGAGTTTCCCGACTACGAGCGCCCGAAGGCTGCCGTAGACAGTTGCTACCGTCAGACTGAGGAGCACGGCAAGCGCAAGCACGAACTGCAACCCCGACGCCATGAGGCGGGCAAGTCAGCTTCCGTGAACGACATCATCCAGTTTCTAGGCGAGCACGTGGATCTGAGGTACAACCAGATTACCATGAGGGTAGAGTATCGCATGAAGGAAGAAGGCGACGGAAAGGGCGAGGATTCTTCTGCCTCCGGACTTTGGCAGATTATCAACGACCGTGCGGTCAACACTCTGTGGAGCGAGATGTCGAAGACAAACCGTGCCGCGGTACAAGACTTCTTCCGTGTCATCGAGAGCAACTATGTGCAGCCGTTCAATCCGTTCACCGACTATCTGAATAGCCTTCCCGAATGGCACGAGGGCGACACCGACTACATACAACAGCTTGCCGACAGCGTGACCGTAAAGGGTGGCGAGGAGCAACAGAAGCTATGGACCTGCTACCTGCGCAAGTGGCTCGTGGGGATGCTGGCTGGATGGACGCTCGACGACGTGGTAAACAATGTGATTATCGTTTTGATAGGCGCACAGGGCTCTGGCAAGAGCACTTGGATAGCCATGTTGTTGCCGTCCGAATTGCGCCAGTATTTCTACACCAAGACCAATGCCAGCCGCCTCTCTAAGGACGATCTGTTGGTGCTCGCCACCTACGGACTGATGCTTTGCGAGGAGCTGGACACGATGAAACCCTCAGAGCTGAACCAGTTGAAGGCAGCCGTCACCATGCTCACCATCGACGAACGTGCTGCTTACGCCCATTACCCGGAGCATCGGCCACATATAGCCTCATTTGCTGCCACTGGCAACAACGTTCAGTTCCTTTCCGATCCTACGGGCAATCGCCGCTGGCTGCCCTTCGAGGTGGAGAGCATCCAGTCGCCCCGTGAGCATCCCTTCGACTATCCCAACATTTATGCCCAGGCTTTGCATCTGCTGCGCTCAGGCTTCAGATATTGGTTTACGCAGCAAGAGATTATCGAACTCAACCTTCACAACCACAAGTTTGAGGCACCCCGTCTGGAGCGAGAACTCGTTGCGCTCTACTTCGCCCTTCCTACCGAGGAGCAGCATGGCATATTCATGACCGCCAGCCGTGCCCTGCAGATTATCGGGGCGGGCATCAGCCAGAAGCTCAGTGCCGTATATGTGGGCAGGGCTTTCTGCGAGCTGGGATTCCACAAGGTGAGGGTGAACCACTGTTGGGGCTATCTTGTGATAGAGCGTGACGGCGACATGATCAAGGCTCAGCAAGTACACCTGGCGATGGAGGCAGAGGACGACTATTCGCAGCAGGATACCGACCCCGACCTGCCCTTCTAG
- a CDS encoding mannose-1-phosphate guanylyltransferase codes for MTNYNDIQIIIMAGGIGSRFWPMSTPDYPKQFIDVMGVGRSLIQLTVDRLKPICPVENMWVVTNEKYISIVKEQIPDMPVDNILSEPEARNTAPCIAYACWKIQKKHPDANIVVTPSDALVINTSEYQRVLSKALSYTSDKNAIVTIGIKPSRPETGYGYIASAEPTSVDEIYKVEAFKEKPDLKTAEQYLAAGNYYWNAGIFVWNIDTISKAIRTFQPQLASIMDEMAPSFYTEQEKEVVGKLFPTCEKISIDYAVMEKSKEIYTLPAEFGWSDLGSWGSLRTLLPQDEAGNAKVGKDIRLYECKNCVVHVADESKVVVQGLDGYIVAEKNGQLLVCSLKEEQRIKEFGK; via the coding sequence ATGACTAATTACAACGATATACAAATTATAATTATGGCTGGCGGCATAGGTAGCCGTTTCTGGCCTATGTCAACCCCCGATTACCCAAAGCAGTTCATTGATGTGATGGGTGTCGGCCGTTCCCTCATTCAATTGACAGTAGATAGATTGAAGCCAATCTGTCCTGTCGAGAACATGTGGGTAGTGACAAACGAGAAATACATCAGTATAGTCAAGGAGCAAATCCCTGATATGCCAGTAGATAACATATTATCAGAGCCGGAGGCTCGCAATACCGCTCCATGTATTGCTTATGCCTGTTGGAAAATCCAGAAGAAGCATCCTGATGCCAACATCGTGGTGACACCATCCGATGCCCTGGTCATCAATACCTCGGAGTATCAGCGAGTGCTCAGCAAAGCATTGAGCTATACTTCCGATAAGAACGCCATCGTTACCATCGGTATTAAGCCAAGCCGCCCAGAAACAGGCTATGGCTATATAGCCTCAGCAGAGCCAACATCAGTAGATGAAATCTACAAGGTTGAGGCTTTCAAGGAAAAGCCAGACCTGAAGACAGCCGAGCAATACCTTGCTGCCGGCAATTACTATTGGAATGCCGGAATCTTTGTATGGAACATTGATACCATCAGCAAGGCAATCCGCACCTTCCAGCCTCAGCTTGCCAGCATCATGGACGAGATGGCTCCTTCTTTCTATACTGAACAGGAGAAAGAGGTGGTCGGCAAACTCTTCCCAACCTGTGAGAAGATTAGCATCGACTATGCTGTAATGGAGAAGTCGAAGGAAATCTATACTTTGCCAGCCGAGTTCGGCTGGAGCGACTTAGGCAGCTGGGGTAGTCTCCGTACCTTGCTTCCACAGGATGAGGCTGGCAATGCTAAGGTAGGCAAGGACATCCGTTTGTATGAATGCAAGAACTGTGTGGTTCATGTAGCCGATGAAAGCAAGGTGGTGGTTCAGGGGTTGGATGGCTATATCGTAGCCGAGAAGAATGGACAACTGCTTGTTTGCTCTTTGAAAGAGGAACAGAGGATTAAAGAGTTTGGGAAATAA
- a CDS encoding ComEC/Rec2 family competence protein — translation MTQTKIEILRAGCGDCLFITIENDDEKFRILVDGGVSATYVDLKCGYPMSGDLKSKLESLKRKHEHIDLLIITHIDDDHIGGLLEWFSHDFPDKTLLHEVWFNDNMLVPSYQSTNNSKANAISLKSLLDEHGLSYKNGITQGQAYLYNWGKITVLSPNVKYHNKIAKALQTTLDQRNMTDNSGSDDYRISIDELMERKWKITLSDANKASIAFLLTTKEGENNLLLGDADINTVIHSIKELGYSKDNKLMCEFIKLPHHGSKNNYTDKFLEVVATKNFVVSTDGSIYGHPDKEVIAHLIRKTNSNILFNYDSVLQRLFTVKDLATYPMIKSRCKLFTNNDLH, via the coding sequence ATGACTCAAACAAAAATAGAGATATTGAGGGCTGGATGCGGTGATTGTCTCTTTATCACAATAGAAAATGATGATGAGAAATTCCGCATCCTTGTTGATGGCGGTGTATCTGCAACTTATGTAGATTTAAAATGTGGATACCCGATGTCTGGAGATTTGAAAAGCAAGTTGGAAAGTTTGAAAAGAAAACATGAACATATTGACCTGCTGATTATTACTCATATTGATGATGATCATATTGGTGGACTTTTGGAATGGTTTTCTCATGATTTTCCTGATAAGACTTTGCTTCATGAGGTTTGGTTTAATGACAACATGCTTGTTCCATCTTATCAATCGACTAATAATAGCAAAGCAAATGCAATTTCTCTCAAAAGTCTTTTAGATGAACATGGCCTTTCATACAAAAATGGTATAACGCAGGGGCAGGCATATCTATATAATTGGGGAAAGATAACAGTCCTGTCACCAAATGTGAAATATCATAATAAAATCGCAAAAGCATTACAAACAACTTTGGATCAACGAAATATGACAGATAATAGTGGTAGTGATGATTATCGAATTAGTATAGATGAGTTGATGGAACGTAAATGGAAAATTACTTTGAGTGATGCTAATAAGGCTTCCATTGCATTTCTTCTTACTACTAAAGAAGGAGAAAACAATCTGCTGCTTGGAGATGCAGATATAAATACAGTTATTCATTCTATAAAGGAGTTAGGCTATTCTAAAGATAACAAGTTGATGTGTGAATTTATCAAACTTCCCCATCATGGCAGTAAGAATAACTATACGGACAAATTTTTAGAGGTTGTTGCAACAAAGAATTTCGTTGTATCAACAGATGGCTCTATTTACGGGCATCCTGATAAAGAGGTAATTGCGCACCTCATCAGAAAAACGAATTCGAATATACTCTTTAATTATGATTCGGTTCTACAAAGGCTCTTTACTGTAAAGGACCTGGCTACTTATCCGATGATTAAATCAAGGTGTAAACTTTTTACTAATAATGACTTACATTGA
- a CDS encoding ABC-three component system protein, translated as MTYIDQIKRLSVKVNAGSGILVKPLAGNHLFVFTAYHVIKDLDDSEIVISLASDLTEVFSYTIIKSYHSTDIEEDVAIIEIETTYQVEQLSLCEDYYKYRNLRHVGFPEIRRNKDEVRSDFIDYSIKEFGQMLGDKLLEYEYDKFHQQAELSECSGGGIIDGDYHLLGVHKCISNRDGREYNGKSSCIPIRNFKKLISQEDALKGIIYLDLLTFASFTPKAFPPPVSPKKKIEDLKSLLVDINFLLMQINKLSPQEIYEQLKSHNKLWGDKEDIHDYKEDTWIEIVRYLVGCRLLTGIELNNDKICLIADKFRFVYSEEEFDISEARDYVKPCVIGKIDKDTVVVVGGIKSTDYDYDVCPSEKEVPNIGRAYIEENGLDISKSGKNMLAYVTFVNNKLFVDTINHNSRAIGEHSNEPLDFYLNLLKDAIYGKDKDK; from the coding sequence ATGACTTACATTGATCAAATAAAACGGCTTTCGGTAAAAGTAAATGCAGGAAGTGGCATTTTAGTAAAACCCCTTGCCGGAAACCATCTTTTCGTTTTTACAGCATATCATGTAATAAAAGACTTGGATGATTCGGAGATAGTGATATCGTTAGCTTCTGATTTAACTGAAGTATTTTCTTATACAATTATCAAATCTTATCATTCTACTGATATTGAAGAAGATGTTGCCATCATAGAAATTGAAACCACTTATCAAGTAGAGCAGCTTTCTCTGTGTGAGGACTACTATAAGTATCGGAATCTTCGTCATGTTGGCTTTCCTGAAATTCGAAGAAACAAAGATGAAGTTCGAAGCGATTTTATAGATTATTCTATAAAAGAGTTTGGGCAGATGTTGGGGGATAAGTTACTTGAATATGAATATGATAAGTTTCATCAGCAAGCGGAATTGAGTGAATGTTCAGGGGGAGGAATAATTGATGGGGATTATCATCTACTAGGAGTACATAAATGTATCTCAAACAGAGATGGCAGGGAATATAATGGAAAAAGTTCATGCATACCTATAAGAAATTTCAAAAAGTTGATATCACAAGAGGATGCTTTGAAGGGAATAATCTATCTTGATTTATTAACGTTTGCGAGTTTTACCCCAAAAGCATTTCCTCCTCCTGTTTCTCCAAAGAAGAAGATAGAGGATTTGAAGAGTTTGTTAGTTGATATAAACTTTTTGCTTATGCAAATTAACAAGCTATCACCTCAAGAAATATATGAGCAACTTAAAAGTCACAATAAGTTGTGGGGCGATAAAGAGGATATACATGATTATAAGGAAGATACTTGGATAGAGATAGTTAGATATCTCGTAGGATGTCGGCTTTTAACGGGTATTGAATTGAATAATGATAAGATTTGCCTTATTGCAGATAAGTTTCGTTTTGTATATTCAGAAGAGGAATTTGATATTTCTGAAGCAAGAGACTATGTTAAACCCTGCGTAATTGGAAAAATAGATAAAGATACTGTAGTAGTTGTTGGTGGAATAAAGTCTACTGACTACGATTATGATGTGTGCCCTTCTGAAAAGGAGGTGCCTAATATCGGTAGGGCTTATATCGAAGAGAATGGCTTGGATATTTCAAAAAGTGGTAAAAACATGTTGGCCTATGTGACTTTTGTTAATAATAAACTATTTGTCGATACGATAAATCATAATTCTAGAGCCATAGGAGAGCATTCAAATGAGCCCCTTGATTTTTATTTGAATTTACTTAAAGATGCGATATATGGAAAAGACAAAGATAAATAG
- a CDS encoding ABC-three component system middle component 1, producing MEKTKINRYFCDTFGVGSTIDIFVTEPMSVADLEEEWIMIRDDIAMKYQRSLTDDFERWNFYLFYVVEDIESLRRNLKFKIEHNTLSSRKIIISAKEIEGNVIPEYLIHKYLCYTIETENTVYGKPFVKNDKVVELIERNNHED from the coding sequence ATGGAAAAGACAAAGATAAATAGATACTTTTGTGATACTTTTGGTGTAGGTTCTACGATTGATATTTTTGTAACAGAGCCAATGAGTGTTGCAGACTTGGAGGAAGAATGGATAATGATACGTGATGATATTGCGATGAAATATCAGCGAAGTTTAACTGATGACTTTGAAAGGTGGAACTTTTATCTTTTCTATGTTGTCGAAGACATAGAATCTCTTCGGAGAAATCTAAAGTTTAAGATAGAACATAATACCCTCTCTTCTAGAAAGATTATTATTTCTGCAAAGGAGATAGAGGGAAATGTTATTCCAGAATATCTAATTCATAAATATTTGTGTTATACCATAGAGACGGAAAATACTGTTTATGGTAAACCATTTGTTAAGAATGATAAGGTTGTCGAATTGATAGAACGAAATAATCATGAAGATTAA